The following proteins are encoded in a genomic region of Sphingopyxis sp. YF1:
- the ubiA gene encoding 4-hydroxybenzoate octaprenyltransferase: MTATHPPDSQHQGFLALLPAGARPYALLARLDRPIGWWLLYWPCAWALALAGGAVSHWPLFLWMLLGAIAMRGAGCVYNDIVDRDLDARVARTATRPVASGAVSLRNAWLWTILLSLVGLVVLIQLPLRAQLIALLSLALVAAYPFMKRITWWPQAWLGLVFSWGALVGWAAVGPEPGAALPLLYAGCIAWVIGYDTIYALQDIEDDALVGVKSSARAMGRHVKAGVGLCYAVALGCWAGALWNVRPDPLVFVALIPAALHLTGQVVTLDPANDADALTKFRSNRFAGLLIFAAMLVVGNAP, from the coding sequence ATGACCGCGACCCATCCTCCCGACAGCCAGCATCAGGGGTTCCTCGCCCTGCTTCCCGCCGGAGCGCGACCCTATGCGCTGCTCGCGCGCCTCGACCGGCCGATCGGCTGGTGGCTGCTCTACTGGCCCTGCGCCTGGGCGCTCGCCCTCGCCGGCGGGGCGGTCAGCCACTGGCCGCTGTTCCTGTGGATGCTGCTCGGCGCGATCGCGATGCGCGGGGCGGGCTGCGTCTATAACGACATCGTCGACCGCGACCTCGACGCCCGGGTCGCGCGTACCGCGACGCGACCGGTCGCGAGCGGGGCGGTATCGCTGCGCAACGCGTGGCTGTGGACGATCCTGCTGTCGCTCGTCGGGCTGGTCGTCCTCATCCAGTTGCCGCTGCGCGCGCAGCTGATCGCGCTGCTCAGCCTTGCGCTGGTCGCCGCCTATCCCTTCATGAAGCGCATCACCTGGTGGCCGCAGGCGTGGCTGGGGCTGGTCTTCAGCTGGGGCGCGCTCGTCGGCTGGGCGGCGGTCGGACCCGAGCCGGGGGCGGCGCTGCCCTTGCTCTATGCCGGCTGCATCGCGTGGGTGATAGGCTACGACACCATCTATGCCCTGCAGGATATCGAGGACGACGCGCTGGTCGGGGTGAAATCGAGCGCGCGCGCGATGGGCCGTCACGTCAAGGCGGGCGTCGGCCTCTGCTATGCGGTGGCGCTCGGTTGCTGGGCGGGCGCGCTGTGGAACGTGCGGCCCGATCCGCTGGTGTTCGTCGCGCTGATCCCCGCCGCGCTGCACCTGACGGGACAGGTGGTGACGCTCGACCCGGCGAACGATGCTGATGCGCTCACCAAGTTCCGCAGCAATCGCTTTGCCGGGCTGCTCATCTTTGCGGCGATGCTGGTGGTGGGCAACGCGCCCTAG